A stretch of the Bombyx mori chromosome 12, ASM3026992v2 genome encodes the following:
- the LOC101739358 gene encoding uncharacterized protein LOC101739358 isoform X1 — MYNLPKLNINVVIELSQQLFENSRCAICDNSGGLHMRYPCGHSACEKCTSTSVCCLFCSTPPGTGKHFVNDPVLTKRVKNATDLFNKCQEIFNVDVYRRKRLSDQLKVEKELFPECIQAPLKYYNKNKSYSRSVKNKENNLSFLPGEDISLLRNTKMNDSVNYVQLWLQKNEKNLKRKPFSNINYNNDLRVLGESKIVKNINCENENKNRKRYKKTTHNLSKNQVFVKTLKKSDESVKNPKRTKRDLICDSHLSMNKNDNDESGIVVDDELIVIDDTQTSVDKDVEALLAVIEANRNNHNSQLIGNHCNKDDLAITKTQSLLNDYHVPFYKRSKLIETCSFCNKEAFRENERLRNSHTITNNVSVTIENKSFTAIIKIDTNQNNIKSNIHSTVVQTDISDIHNTNELLNKDIEILSKEPRSRDRNLKVSDKTDEKEIEKRKTLELLEFNTEKVQNRPERPVGIIIEESDSESDVGGAMLEVVADIHRPNEDPYVVLTEIEDFEDHSKRLRREPRGLTPNSSNSSEKENFNPNRQRREKIKKKKIKK; from the exons ATGTATAATTTGCCAAAATTGAACATCAACGTAGTGATTGAACTTTCACAACAGCTGTTTGAAAACAGTCGGTGTGCTATCTG TGACAATTCTGGTGGCCTACATATGAGATATCCTTGTGGGCACTCAGCTTGTGAAAAGTGTACCAGTACATCAGTTTGCTGCTTATTTTGTTCAACCCCACCAGGCACTGGTAAACATTTTGTAAATGATCCAGTACTCACCAAAAGAGTAAAAAATGCTACAGACCTTTTTAATAAATGCCAGGAGATATTTAATGTTGATG TATACAGAAGAAAAAGATTATCCGACCAACTAAAAGTTGAAAAAGAGCTATTTCCTGAGTGTATTCAAGCACCATTAAAGtactacaataaaaataaaagctacAGTCGATCAGTTAAAAATAAGGAAAATAATTTGTCTTTTTTGCCGGGTGAAGATATTTCGTTGTTGCGCAATACTAAAATGAATGATTCTGTTAATTACGTGCAGCTATGGCTTcaaaaaaatgagaaaaattTGAAAAGGAAACCATtctcaaatattaattataataatgatcTTCGAGTACTTGGTGAAAGTAagatagtaaaaaatataaactgcgaaaatgaaaataaaaaccgaAAGAGGTATAAGAAAACAACACATAACTTGAGTAAAAATCAAGTGTTtgtgaaaacattaaaaaaatcagatGAATCAGTAAAAAATCCTAAGCGAACAAAAAGAGATCTCATTTGTGATTCTCACTTAAGTATGAACAAAAACGACAATGATGAAAGTGGCATAGTTGTAGATGATGAACTCATTGTGATCGATGATACACAAACATCCGTAGATAAAGATGTTGAGGCCTTATTAGCTGTCATAGAAGCTAATCGAAATAACCATAATTCCCAATTAATTGGAAACCATTGTAACAAAGATGATTTAGCAATAACGAAAACACAAAGTTTGTTGAATGACTACCATGTGCCATTTTATAAAAGAAGTAAATTAATAGAGACATGCTCATTTTGTAATAAAGAAGCTTTTAGAGAGAATGAGAGGTTAAGGAACTCTCATACTATTACAAATAATGTTTCTGTTAccattgaaaataaaagttttacagCTATCATTAAGATTGATacaaatcaaaataacataaaatctaACATACATTCAACTGTAGTACAAACTGATATAAGTGATATACATAATACTAATGAACTCCTTAATAAAGATATAGAAATTTTATCAAAAGAACCCAGAAGTAGAGATAGAAACCTTAAGGTTAGTGATAAAACAGATGAAAAAGAAATTGAGAAACGCAAAACATTGGAATTATTAGAATTTAATACAGAAAAAGTCCAAAACAGACCAGAAAGGCCTGTTGGTATAATCATAGAAGAGTCTGATAGTGAAAGTGACGTTGGAGGTGCAATGCTGGAAGTTGTTGCTGACATTCACAGACCAAACGAGGATCC gtATGTCGTTTTAACTGAAATAGAAGATTTTGAAGACCATAGCAAAAGATTAAGGCGTGAACCACGTGGTCTCACGCCGAATAGCTCTAATTCATCTGAAAAGGAGAATTTCAATCCAAATCGACAGAGAAgggaaaagattaaaaaaaagaaaattaaaaaataa
- the LOC101739588 gene encoding menin has translation MSGINDYKHFFPIDGIQKVCDLFEKQLRSDKEADLALFSIIVGAVENNLTNIKIGDKDVNLHSNNFVKMKFPCIEWDEVRSLHERFVNLMRTGVDAKLLSGAYATRDLVKKVADVVWNSLTRSYYKDRAHLQSIYSFLTGNKLDCFGVAFAVTAGCQVLGKQDVHLALSEDHAWVVFGQDGKETAEVTWHGKGNEDKRGRSVGDGVSARSWLYVAGKPVVCTRVMELAALVSSINTTLTQTVDVHEVAQMQHKLLWLLYDSGYLDAYPMALGNLADLDDYMKVPNITKENNTTSSTDDISNVQMDNTQRPDVAGLYAQAIKSAKTYYDDRHVYPYTLQGGYYHRQKMYKEAFHAWASAGDVIRHYNYSRDDEEIYKEFAEIANELIPQLMKAESSGHSARSILKDPECFASLLRFYDGICKWEEGSQTPILHIGWAKPLVSTISKFDAEVRAQVYIVCRPDSGEVLEHQEPDGEKKETTENGNELKSNNSENAEMTVREQLTAAVNSRPRVTLYSHKMAALKPLLLAERLNTHALQLQLTAQSQLQRPQVPTKRRDDEDQNACFPTARAKRARRER, from the exons ATGAGTGGAATTAATGATTACAAACACTTTTTCCCTATTGACGGCATACAGAAAGTATGcgatttatttgaaaaacaGCTACGCAGTGACAAAGAGGCGGATTTAGCATTATTCTCCATTATTGTCGGTGCGGttgaaaacaatttaacaaatattaaaataggtGATAAAGATGTGAATTTGCATTCAAATAATTTCGTTAAAATGAAATTTCCATGTATTGAATGGGATGAAGTGCGTTCGCTTCATGAACGATTTGTTAACCTCATGCGTACCGGCGTAGATGCAAAGCTCCTGAGTGGCGCTTACGCTACAAGAGATTTAGTTAAAAAGGTTGCGGACGTCGTCTGGAATTCATTAACTCGCAGTTATTACAAAGACCGGGCGCATTTGCAGTCTATTTACAGTTTCTTAACAGGCAATAAGTTAGATTGTTTTGGTGTTGCATTTGCTGTTACTGCTGGTTGTCAAGTATTGGGTAAACAAGACGTACATCTCGCTTTGTCTGAAGATCATGCCTGGGTAGTTTTTGGACAAGATGGAAAGGAAACGGCAGAA GTGACTTGGCATGGTAAAGGCAATGAAGACAAAAGAGGCAGGTCAGTCGGAGATGGTGTATCAGCTCGGTCGTGGTTGTACGTTGCAGGGAAACCAGTAGTATGCACAAGGGTAATGGAGTTGGCAGCACTGGTATCGTCAATTAATACAACTTTAACTCAAACTGTGGATGTGCATGAAGTAGCTCAAATGCAACATAAACTCCTCTGGTTACTTTATGATAGTG GATATTTGGATGCATACCCAATGGCATTGGGCAACTTAGCTGATCTAGATGATTATATGAAAGTACCAAatataacaaaagaaaataatacaacCTCAAGTACTGATGATATCTCCAATGTACAAATGGACAATACACAGAGACCAGATGTAGCTGGGCTTTATGCTCAGGCTATTAAATCTGCCAAAACATATTATGATGATCGACATGTTTATCCTTACACACTCCAAGGAGGATATTATCACCGCCAAAAGATGTATAAAGAAGCGTTCCATGCATGGGCATCAGCTGGTGACGTTATTAGGCA CTATAACTATTCTCGTGACGATGAAGAAATCTACAAGGAATTTGCAGAAATTGCTAATGAACTAATACCACAGTTAATGAAAGCTGAAAGTTCAGGACATTCAGCAAGGTCTATACTGAAGGATCCTGAATGTTTTGCATCACTattaag attttatgaTGGAATCTGTAAATGGGAGGAAGGTAGTCAGACTCCAATACTGCACATAGGTTGGGCAAAGCCGCTTGTGAGCACTATATCGAAGTTTGATGCTGAAGTTAGGGCTCAAGTGTACATAGTATGTCGACCTGATTCTGGTGAAGTTCTCGAACACCAAGAACCGGacggagaaaaaaaagaaaccacAGAAAACGGCAATGAATTAAAAAGTAACAATTCAGAAAACGCAGAAATGACTGTACGTGAACAATTAACGGCCGCTGTGAACAGTCGACCGCGTGTCACGTTATATAGTCATAAAATGGCTGCATTAAAGCCATTGCTGTTAGCAGAAAGACTCAATACGCATGCGTTACAATTACAACTAACAGCTCAAAGTCAGTTACAAAGACCTCAGGTACCAACTAAAAGACGAGACGATGAAGATCAAAATGCTTGTTTCCCGACAGCGCGGGCTAAGAGGGCACGACGTGAACGTTAA
- the LOC101739358 gene encoding uncharacterized protein LOC101739358 isoform X2 → MYNLPKLNINVVIELSQQLFENSRCAICDNSGGLHMRYPCGHSACEKCTSTSVCCLFCSTPPGTGKHFVNDPVLTKRVKNATDLFNKCQEIFNVDVYRRKRLSDQLKVEKELFPECIQAPLKYYNKNKSYSRSVKNKENNLSFLPGEDISLLRNTKMNDSVNYVQLWLQKNEKNLKRKPFSNINYNNDLRVLGESKIVKNINCENENKNRKRYKKTTHNLSKNQVFVKTLKKSDESVKNPKRTKRDLICDSHLSMNKNDNDESGIVVDDELIVIDDTQTSVDKDVEALLAVIEANRNNHNSQLIGNHCNKDDLAITKTQSLLNDYHVPFYKRSKLIETCSFCNKEAFRENERLRNSHTITNNVSVTIENKSFTAIIKIDTNQNNIKSNIHSTVVQTDISDIHNTNELLNKDIEILSKEPRSRDRNLKVSDKTDEKEIEKRKTLELLEFNTEKVQNRPERPVGIIIEESDSESDVGGAMLEVVADIHRPNEDP, encoded by the exons ATGTATAATTTGCCAAAATTGAACATCAACGTAGTGATTGAACTTTCACAACAGCTGTTTGAAAACAGTCGGTGTGCTATCTG TGACAATTCTGGTGGCCTACATATGAGATATCCTTGTGGGCACTCAGCTTGTGAAAAGTGTACCAGTACATCAGTTTGCTGCTTATTTTGTTCAACCCCACCAGGCACTGGTAAACATTTTGTAAATGATCCAGTACTCACCAAAAGAGTAAAAAATGCTACAGACCTTTTTAATAAATGCCAGGAGATATTTAATGTTGATG TATACAGAAGAAAAAGATTATCCGACCAACTAAAAGTTGAAAAAGAGCTATTTCCTGAGTGTATTCAAGCACCATTAAAGtactacaataaaaataaaagctacAGTCGATCAGTTAAAAATAAGGAAAATAATTTGTCTTTTTTGCCGGGTGAAGATATTTCGTTGTTGCGCAATACTAAAATGAATGATTCTGTTAATTACGTGCAGCTATGGCTTcaaaaaaatgagaaaaattTGAAAAGGAAACCATtctcaaatattaattataataatgatcTTCGAGTACTTGGTGAAAGTAagatagtaaaaaatataaactgcgaaaatgaaaataaaaaccgaAAGAGGTATAAGAAAACAACACATAACTTGAGTAAAAATCAAGTGTTtgtgaaaacattaaaaaaatcagatGAATCAGTAAAAAATCCTAAGCGAACAAAAAGAGATCTCATTTGTGATTCTCACTTAAGTATGAACAAAAACGACAATGATGAAAGTGGCATAGTTGTAGATGATGAACTCATTGTGATCGATGATACACAAACATCCGTAGATAAAGATGTTGAGGCCTTATTAGCTGTCATAGAAGCTAATCGAAATAACCATAATTCCCAATTAATTGGAAACCATTGTAACAAAGATGATTTAGCAATAACGAAAACACAAAGTTTGTTGAATGACTACCATGTGCCATTTTATAAAAGAAGTAAATTAATAGAGACATGCTCATTTTGTAATAAAGAAGCTTTTAGAGAGAATGAGAGGTTAAGGAACTCTCATACTATTACAAATAATGTTTCTGTTAccattgaaaataaaagttttacagCTATCATTAAGATTGATacaaatcaaaataacataaaatctaACATACATTCAACTGTAGTACAAACTGATATAAGTGATATACATAATACTAATGAACTCCTTAATAAAGATATAGAAATTTTATCAAAAGAACCCAGAAGTAGAGATAGAAACCTTAAGGTTAGTGATAAAACAGATGAAAAAGAAATTGAGAAACGCAAAACATTGGAATTATTAGAATTTAATACAGAAAAAGTCCAAAACAGACCAGAAAGGCCTGTTGGTATAATCATAGAAGAGTCTGATAGTGAAAGTGACGTTGGAGGTGCAATGCTGGAAGTTGTTGCTGACATTCACAGACCAAACGAGGATCCGTAA
- the CPG15 gene encoding cuticular protein glycine-rich 15 precursor (The RefSeq protein has 1 substitution compared to this genomic sequence) has product MKVFLCLLALAVAANAGFIGGGGGGWSGGGGGGYGGGGGSGWKSGGGGGWSGGGSSGWSSGGGGGGWSGGGGGGYGGGGHGGGSGGQVKIIKIITTGGGGGGGGGFGGGHGGWSGGGGSSGWKSGGGGGYGGGGLGGGSGGWKLGGGGGGWSSGGGSGGWSSGGGSSGWW; this is encoded by the exons gtaTTCGTTTGCTTGTTGGCGTTAGCCGTAGCCGCAAATGCCGGCTTCATCGGCGGTGGAGGTGGCGGTTGGTCTGGCGGTGGTGGCGGTGGATATGGCGGCGGAGGCGGCAGCGGATGGAAatcgggcggcggcggcggctggTCCGGAGGTGGCAGTAGCGGATGGTCTAGTGGCGGAGGAGGTGGAGGCTGGTCTGGCGGTGGTGGTGGAGGCTACGGCGGCGGTGGACACGGCGGCGGAAGTGGTGGAC AAGTCAAGATCATCAAGATCATAACCACcggcggaggcggaggcggcggcggcggcttcG GTGGTGGTCACGGAGGATGGTCCGGCGGCGGCGGTAGCAGTGGCTGGAAAAGCGGAGGCGGCGGAGGCTACGGCGGTGGTGGACTAGGCGGCGGCAGCGGTGGCTGGAAACTCGGTGGTGGTGGCGGCGGCTGGTCCAGCGGCGGTGGTAGCGGCGGTTGGTCGAGCGGCGGTGGATCCTCCGGATGGTGGTGA